A window of the Gemmatirosa kalamazoonensis genome harbors these coding sequences:
- a CDS encoding glycosyltransferase family 4 protein, translating to MRRNRPLRVALVCDWYLPRVGGIETHVSDLARQLASAGHAVDIVTTAAGRRTGSRVDVRGGAALRSPAGVRVVRLDVPLLPRVEIACGPGIRDAVGAALAAGGYDVVHCHTSVLSPLAFAAAYRAQALGLPCVVTHHSVLARSARVLSAVDRFVGWSRWPVLYSAVSPLVADEIRELAPALDVRVLPNAIRPQVWAVPPRSPSPADREPGVVHVASVMRLAHRKRPRALVGIAERVVAELPPGLRVRFRIAGDGPARSIVERQIRRAGLENVVELLGWRPRAALRALYAASDLFVLPSVLESFGIAALEARCAGLPVVAMRRAGVAGFVRHEREGLLAEDDADMAAQIVRLATDEQLRRAITRHNRSTIPAETWDAVLARHEALYAEAIAMRGLPIPQVRPAPRRARAAGRLG from the coding sequence TTGAGACGGAACCGCCCGCTGCGCGTGGCGCTCGTGTGCGACTGGTATCTCCCCCGCGTCGGCGGCATCGAGACCCACGTCTCGGACCTCGCGCGCCAGCTCGCGAGCGCCGGCCACGCGGTGGACATCGTCACGACGGCGGCCGGACGGCGCACCGGCTCCCGCGTCGACGTGCGCGGGGGTGCGGCGCTCCGCTCGCCGGCCGGCGTCCGCGTGGTGCGGCTCGACGTGCCCCTGCTCCCGCGCGTCGAGATCGCCTGCGGACCCGGGATCCGCGACGCGGTCGGCGCCGCGCTCGCCGCCGGCGGCTACGACGTGGTGCATTGCCACACGAGTGTCCTCTCCCCACTCGCGTTCGCCGCCGCGTACCGCGCCCAGGCGCTGGGGCTTCCCTGCGTCGTCACCCACCACTCGGTGCTCGCGCGCTCGGCCCGCGTGCTCTCGGCCGTCGACCGGTTCGTCGGATGGTCGCGCTGGCCGGTACTGTACTCGGCCGTCAGCCCGCTCGTCGCGGACGAGATCCGCGAGCTCGCCCCCGCGCTCGACGTGCGGGTGCTGCCGAACGCCATCCGGCCGCAGGTCTGGGCGGTGCCGCCGCGGAGCCCGTCGCCGGCGGATCGCGAGCCCGGCGTGGTCCACGTCGCGTCGGTCATGCGCCTCGCCCACCGGAAGCGCCCGCGCGCGCTCGTCGGCATCGCCGAGCGAGTGGTGGCCGAGCTCCCGCCGGGGCTGCGGGTGCGGTTCCGCATCGCCGGCGACGGGCCGGCGCGATCGATCGTCGAGCGGCAGATCCGCCGCGCGGGGCTGGAGAACGTGGTGGAGCTGCTGGGGTGGCGCCCTCGTGCCGCGTTACGGGCGCTGTACGCCGCGAGCGATCTGTTCGTGCTGCCGTCGGTGCTGGAATCGTTCGGCATCGCCGCGCTCGAGGCGCGGTGCGCCGGGCTGCCCGTCGTGGCCATGCGGCGCGCCGGGGTCGCGGGATTCGTGCGCCACGAGCGCGAGGGCCTGCTCGCGGAGGACGACGCGGACATGGCCGCGCAGATCGTCCGACTCGCGACGGACGAGCAGCTGCGCCGCGCCATCACGCGCCACAATCGCAGCACCATCCCGGCGGAGACGTGGGACGCCGTCCTCGCCCGCCACGAGGCCCTGTACGCCGAGGCGATCGCGATGCGCGGGCTGCCGATTCCCCAGGTGCGACCCGCGCCGCGTCGGGCTCGGGCAGCGGGTCGCCTGGGCTGA
- a CDS encoding MarR family winged helix-turn-helix transcriptional regulator: MTSRLQVELKQTKPFPSRASEATLGLLRTAAIIEHAQQEALRPFGITGTQYNVLRILRGAGDAGLCGREVGERMITRVPDIPRLLERMEEAGLINRTRDSDDRRHVIARITAAGLRVIDDVAPVLDALERRFFGDVAPELVDGLIDALDEVRAR; this comes from the coding sequence ATGACCAGTCGCCTCCAAGTCGAGCTGAAGCAGACCAAGCCGTTCCCGTCGCGCGCGAGCGAGGCGACGCTGGGGCTGCTGCGCACGGCGGCCATCATCGAGCACGCGCAGCAGGAAGCGCTGCGACCGTTCGGGATCACCGGCACGCAGTACAACGTGCTGCGCATCCTGCGCGGCGCCGGCGACGCGGGGCTGTGCGGCCGCGAGGTCGGGGAGCGCATGATCACCCGGGTGCCCGACATCCCGCGCCTGCTGGAGCGCATGGAGGAGGCGGGGCTCATCAACCGCACGCGCGACTCCGACGACCGCCGGCACGTCATCGCCCGCATCACCGCGGCGGGGCTGCGGGTGATCGACGACGTGGCCCCGGTGCTCGACGCGCTCGAGCGGCGCTTCTTCGGCGACGTCGCCCCGGAGCTGGTCGACGGGCTGATCGACGCGCTCGACGAGGTGCGGGCGCGCTGA
- a CDS encoding HD domain-containing protein: MTTVLTPHEAGQRLERQLAFVREIDRLKGVLRRTTLHDGSRPENSAEHSWHLAAMALVLSEYAPSGAEVSRAVQMCLVHDVVEIDAGDTFAYDTAGYVDKAEREQAAAARVFGLLPTDQGIALRALWDEFEEGETPTARFANALDRLQPLLANLATGGGSWQAAGVTRSRVERRMGPIERGCPNLWPWVCAAIERATREGLIRDDAIGV; the protein is encoded by the coding sequence ATGACTACCGTTCTTACCCCGCACGAGGCCGGCCAGCGCCTGGAGCGGCAGCTCGCCTTCGTCCGCGAGATCGACCGGCTGAAGGGGGTGCTGCGCCGCACCACGCTCCACGACGGCTCGCGCCCGGAGAACAGCGCCGAGCACTCGTGGCACCTCGCGGCGATGGCGCTCGTGCTCAGCGAGTACGCGCCGTCGGGCGCGGAGGTGTCGCGCGCCGTGCAGATGTGTCTGGTGCACGACGTCGTGGAGATCGACGCGGGCGACACGTTCGCGTACGACACCGCGGGCTACGTCGACAAGGCGGAGCGGGAGCAGGCCGCCGCCGCGCGGGTGTTCGGCCTCCTGCCGACCGACCAGGGGATCGCGCTGCGGGCGCTGTGGGACGAGTTCGAGGAGGGGGAGACGCCGACGGCGCGGTTCGCGAACGCGCTCGACCGGCTGCAGCCGTTGCTCGCGAACCTCGCGACGGGGGGCGGGAGCTGGCAGGCGGCGGGGGTGACGCGGAGCCGCGTGGAGCGGCGCATGGGTCCGATCGAGCGCGGCTGCCCGAACCTCTGGCCGTGGGTCTGCGCGGCGATCGAGCGGGCGACGCGCGAGGGGTTGATCCGCGACGACGCGATCGGGGTATGA
- a CDS encoding MOSC domain-containing protein: MSGRVEGIWLKRMRRGPMDAVAEASLVAGRGLVGNANQGGKRQVTLIEREAWDAMMRELGAALPPTTRRANVMVSGFPLARSRGRVLRVGGCRLRVYGETKPCERMEEALPGLRATMFPEWRGGAFAEVLDDGTIRVGDDIQWEDGEEE, from the coding sequence ATGAGTGGCCGCGTCGAGGGCATCTGGCTCAAGCGGATGCGCCGCGGGCCGATGGATGCGGTGGCCGAGGCCAGTCTGGTGGCCGGGCGCGGGCTCGTCGGGAACGCGAACCAGGGCGGCAAGCGGCAGGTCACGCTCATCGAGCGCGAGGCCTGGGACGCGATGATGCGCGAGCTCGGCGCCGCGCTGCCGCCGACGACGCGCCGCGCGAACGTGATGGTGAGCGGCTTCCCGCTCGCGCGGTCGCGCGGCCGGGTGCTCCGCGTCGGCGGCTGTCGTCTCCGCGTCTATGGGGAGACGAAGCCGTGCGAGCGGATGGAGGAGGCGCTTCCGGGGCTGCGCGCGACGATGTTCCCGGAATGGCGCGGCGGCGCGTTCGCCGAGGTGCTCGACGACGGAACCATCCGGGTGGGGGACGACATTCAGTGGGAGGACGGGGAGGAGGAGTGA
- a CDS encoding NADPH-dependent FMN reductase, whose translation MTETTGAAAPLRIVAIAGSLRHGSWNRRLLEAAQALAPSGVRIDIVDLADVPLYDGDQDTDETRPAAVGRLKQLVADADGVLFSTPEFNHSVPGVLQNAIDWVSRPAMRSPLAGKPVAIMGASPGALGAARAQQQLKLVLMSTLAHVLPHPGVSVAMVAEKFDAAGELVHEPTRQFLAAFLAQFSTWIRQVGRPASAAA comes from the coding sequence ATGACGGAGACGACCGGCGCCGCGGCGCCGCTGCGGATCGTGGCGATCGCGGGAAGCCTGAGGCACGGCTCGTGGAACCGCCGGCTGCTGGAGGCGGCGCAGGCGCTCGCCCCATCCGGTGTGCGCATCGACATCGTGGACCTGGCCGACGTGCCGCTCTACGACGGCGACCAGGACACGGACGAGACGCGTCCGGCCGCCGTGGGCCGCCTGAAGCAGCTCGTCGCCGACGCGGACGGCGTGCTGTTCTCGACGCCGGAGTTCAATCACAGCGTCCCCGGCGTGCTCCAGAACGCGATCGATTGGGTGTCGCGTCCCGCGATGCGGTCGCCGCTCGCCGGCAAGCCGGTCGCGATCATGGGCGCCTCCCCCGGCGCGCTCGGCGCCGCCCGCGCGCAGCAGCAGCTGAAGCTCGTGCTGATGTCGACGCTCGCCCACGTCCTCCCGCACCCCGGCGTGTCGGTGGCGATGGTGGCCGAGAAGTTCGACGCGGCGGGAGAGCTCGTGCACGAGCCGACGCGCCAGTTCCTGGCGGCGTTCCTCGCCCAGTTCTCGACGTGGATCCGGCAGGTCGGGCGACCGGCGTCAGCGGCGGCGTGA
- a CDS encoding peptidylprolyl isomerase produces MPLPSRLRAAALALLLAAPAAAQPRSTLDALVDAEDARAATPAQLALLRAGLRDASPVVRRVAARALGRLERDALVPDLVAALDDRDAGVRAAAAEALIAATAHGDAPAARAAVLAHLAAERDPSASASLAEAAGWIAVADTASVRAAADALAARSDERAAHGAARGLYGLARQPAARGALPASAVARLSALVSRRRASSGRDDVETRELAALALVAAQQAPESVLATALDDDAPAVRTVAARAVATMRDSTAAERIARRALADPAAPVRTFAVGAFARRFAGRRGCAPYLAAAADLDLTVRLQALDALGTACAGVDSAVALLDRVAGSLGGSGSWHAPAHALVALAALDPVRARARLGAFERSTDFFVRDYAARAAARVRDTTALRRLAADAHANVRTAALAGLSETLGHAADDVYVAALGGADSQQLQTAAKALERSRDPRALPALLDALDRVSAARSETSRDARVALLERARELGDSSTVRRIARYVADFDTLVAARAADAIGAWTGRRPTPAPVPLARAPVPDAAERAALARARVTLEMADGGTIVIRLFPDDAPTNTARFARLARDGRLDGLTFHRVVAPRFVQGLSPGANEYAGWGPYTRDELARPNRRGAVGLSTRGRDTGDGQIFIDVGDVFELDHNYTILGEVVSGMEILDRMQEGARVRRATVR; encoded by the coding sequence ATGCCCCTCCCGTCCCGCCTCCGCGCCGCCGCGCTCGCCCTCCTCCTCGCCGCCCCCGCCGCTGCCCAGCCGCGTTCGACGCTCGACGCGCTCGTCGACGCCGAGGACGCGCGCGCCGCGACGCCCGCGCAGCTCGCGCTGCTGCGTGCCGGGCTGCGCGACGCGTCGCCTGTCGTACGACGCGTCGCCGCGCGCGCGCTCGGACGCTTGGAGCGCGACGCGCTCGTCCCCGATCTCGTCGCCGCGCTCGACGACCGCGACGCCGGCGTGCGCGCGGCGGCGGCCGAGGCGCTGATCGCGGCCACCGCGCACGGCGACGCGCCCGCGGCGCGCGCGGCCGTGCTCGCGCATCTCGCCGCCGAGCGCGACCCCAGCGCATCGGCGTCGCTCGCCGAGGCCGCGGGATGGATCGCGGTCGCCGACACGGCCAGCGTGCGCGCCGCGGCCGACGCGCTGGCCGCGCGCTCCGACGAGCGCGCGGCGCACGGCGCGGCGCGCGGACTGTACGGGCTCGCGCGGCAGCCGGCGGCGCGCGGCGCGCTTCCCGCGTCCGCCGTCGCGCGGCTGTCGGCGCTCGTCTCGCGGCGCCGCGCCAGCAGTGGCCGCGACGACGTCGAGACCCGCGAGCTCGCGGCGCTGGCGCTCGTCGCCGCGCAGCAGGCGCCGGAGTCGGTGCTGGCGACCGCGCTCGACGACGACGCGCCCGCGGTCCGCACCGTCGCGGCGCGCGCGGTCGCGACGATGCGCGACAGCACCGCCGCGGAGCGGATCGCACGTCGCGCGCTCGCCGATCCGGCGGCGCCGGTGCGCACGTTCGCCGTCGGCGCGTTCGCGCGGCGATTCGCCGGGCGACGCGGCTGCGCGCCCTACCTCGCCGCGGCGGCCGACCTCGACCTCACGGTGCGGCTGCAGGCCCTCGATGCGTTAGGCACCGCGTGCGCCGGCGTCGACTCGGCCGTCGCGCTGCTCGACCGGGTGGCCGGATCGCTCGGTGGGTCTGGCTCGTGGCACGCGCCGGCACACGCGCTCGTCGCGCTCGCGGCGCTCGATCCCGTGCGCGCCCGCGCGCGACTCGGCGCGTTCGAGCGGAGCACGGACTTCTTCGTGCGCGACTATGCGGCGCGCGCGGCGGCGCGGGTGCGCGACACCACCGCGCTGCGCCGCCTGGCCGCCGATGCGCACGCGAACGTGCGCACCGCCGCGCTCGCCGGGCTCTCCGAGACGCTGGGCCACGCGGCCGACGACGTCTACGTCGCCGCGCTCGGCGGCGCCGACTCACAGCAGCTGCAGACCGCGGCGAAGGCGCTGGAGCGGAGCCGCGACCCGCGCGCGCTGCCGGCGCTGCTCGACGCGCTCGACCGCGTGAGCGCGGCGCGCAGCGAGACGTCGCGCGATGCGCGGGTCGCGCTGCTCGAGCGCGCGCGTGAGCTCGGCGACTCGTCGACCGTTAGGCGCATCGCGCGCTACGTCGCCGACTTCGACACGCTCGTCGCGGCGCGCGCGGCCGACGCGATCGGTGCGTGGACCGGCCGCCGTCCCACACCGGCGCCCGTGCCGCTCGCCCGCGCGCCGGTGCCCGACGCCGCCGAGCGGGCCGCGCTCGCCCGGGCGCGCGTGACGCTGGAGATGGCGGACGGCGGGACGATCGTGATCCGCCTCTTCCCCGACGACGCGCCGACGAACACGGCGCGGTTCGCGCGCCTCGCCCGCGACGGCCGGCTCGACGGCCTGACGTTCCACCGCGTCGTCGCGCCGCGCTTCGTGCAGGGGCTCAGCCCCGGCGCGAACGAGTACGCCGGCTGGGGCCCGTACACGCGCGACGAGCTCGCGCGCCCCAACCGCCGCGGTGCCGTCGGCCTCTCCACGCGCGGCCGCGACACCGGCGACGGCCAGATCTTCATCGACGTCGGCGACGTCTTCGAGCTGGATCACAACTACACGATCCTCGGCGAGGTCGTCTCCGGCATGGAGATCCTCGACCGCATGCAGGAAGGCGCGCGCGTCCGACGCGCGACGGTGCGTTAG
- the msrA gene encoding peptide-methionine (S)-S-oxide reductase MsrA, with translation METETNAREVATFGGGCFWCTEAVFKELRGVEKVESGYAGGTVPDPSYEAVCSGRTGHAEVVQVTYDPSVVSYRDLLEVFFATHDPTTLNRQGADVGTQYRSTVLYRDEAQRRVAEEVIAELQRDGAFRDPVVTTLEPLDRFYAAERYHQDYYARNGRQPYCQVVIAPKLAKFRQKFATLRA, from the coding sequence ATGGAGACCGAGACGAACGCGAGAGAGGTCGCCACGTTCGGCGGCGGCTGCTTCTGGTGCACCGAGGCGGTGTTCAAGGAGCTGCGCGGCGTGGAGAAGGTGGAATCGGGGTACGCCGGCGGCACGGTGCCCGACCCGAGCTACGAGGCGGTGTGCAGCGGGCGTACGGGGCACGCCGAGGTGGTGCAGGTGACGTACGACCCGAGCGTGGTGTCGTATCGCGACCTGCTGGAGGTGTTCTTCGCGACGCACGACCCGACGACGCTGAACCGGCAGGGCGCCGACGTGGGCACGCAGTACCGGTCGACGGTGCTGTACCGCGACGAGGCGCAACGGCGCGTGGCCGAGGAGGTCATCGCGGAGCTGCAGCGCGACGGCGCGTTCCGGGACCCGGTCGTCACGACGCTGGAGCCGCTCGACCGGTTCTACGCGGCGGAGCGGTACCACCAGGACTACTACGCGCGCAACGGCCGGCAGCCGTACTGCCAGGTGGTGATCGCGCCGAAGCTGGCGAAGTTCCGCCAGAAGTTCGCGACGCTGCGCGCCTAA
- a CDS encoding DUF4932 domain-containing protein, whose product MTRRRRAVTSGFLSFPRSSLRSLGRPLRVAALCAFAACCGYVGAARIALGQDAPPRPAATLTCRVDPAVELLSVLTTLAGPRGDRPPLAHAYAREALDRFGPYADHLAVRRAAAIADRGLEDFVAQVAARVGPPPGLVERPPIYAVGDGPVSVSADTIRALVAAARDFARRTSFMDFYREHAALYRTLCDRVLADSVLATAPTRVARFFGLSSAAYELVLMPLVPRLGVAPPGVRAGPRATLTAYVGPAGGRDGGDPVFRTGWSIERVVLHEFAHQHVNSAVYGAASSLARSRTLLAPVRARLWRADHVASWPGAVTETVVRAAVAEMRGDAAGDAAERDELREQRTLGFSFVDSVAATLRTARRPDAPPNGTAPNVSAHDARWWPGAMRRVVAMLDRAAASPHRDELSDPPFDAGMAHALIAAAPDSVLIILPTEERDAALQDSLRAHVERMRDRFVRHATIVTDREALARDFRGWTLWAIGTLDGNAWLRAHAAELPVAVDRERIVTDSAYRGEGLVFVGAQPSPLDARRALIVTVGQRVDELARGWWIFSSDYAVVDGTRVLTRGTYTVEGGRRRFVPTMGVDTSGVVGRQP is encoded by the coding sequence GTGACGAGACGCCGGCGCGCGGTGACGAGCGGTTTCCTCTCCTTTCCCCGCAGTTCCCTTCGCAGCCTCGGGCGACCGCTGCGCGTCGCCGCGCTCTGCGCGTTCGCCGCGTGCTGCGGGTACGTGGGCGCCGCGCGCATCGCGCTCGGACAGGACGCGCCGCCCCGGCCCGCCGCCACGCTGACCTGCCGTGTAGACCCGGCGGTCGAGCTGCTGTCGGTGCTCACGACGCTCGCCGGTCCGCGCGGCGACCGCCCGCCGCTCGCCCACGCGTACGCGCGCGAGGCGCTGGACCGGTTCGGGCCGTACGCCGACCACCTCGCGGTGCGCCGCGCCGCCGCCATCGCCGACCGCGGCCTCGAGGACTTCGTGGCGCAGGTCGCGGCGCGCGTCGGCCCGCCGCCAGGGCTCGTCGAGCGGCCGCCGATCTACGCCGTCGGCGACGGCCCGGTATCGGTCTCGGCGGACACGATCCGCGCGCTCGTCGCGGCGGCCCGCGACTTCGCGCGCCGCACGAGCTTCATGGACTTCTACCGGGAGCACGCGGCGCTGTATCGCACGCTGTGCGACCGGGTGCTCGCCGACAGCGTGCTCGCCACGGCGCCGACGCGCGTGGCGCGGTTCTTCGGTCTGTCGTCGGCCGCGTACGAGCTGGTGCTCATGCCGCTCGTGCCGCGGCTCGGCGTCGCGCCCCCCGGCGTGCGCGCGGGGCCGCGCGCGACGCTCACGGCGTACGTCGGCCCCGCGGGCGGGCGCGACGGCGGTGATCCGGTGTTCCGCACCGGGTGGTCGATCGAGCGCGTGGTGCTGCACGAGTTCGCGCACCAGCACGTGAACTCCGCGGTGTACGGCGCGGCGTCGTCGCTGGCGCGGTCGCGCACGTTGCTCGCCCCGGTGCGCGCGCGACTCTGGCGCGCCGACCACGTCGCGTCGTGGCCCGGTGCGGTGACGGAGACCGTCGTGCGCGCCGCGGTGGCCGAGATGCGCGGCGACGCGGCGGGCGACGCGGCCGAGCGCGACGAGCTGCGCGAGCAACGCACGCTCGGCTTCTCCTTCGTCGACTCGGTGGCGGCGACGCTGCGGACCGCGCGGCGCCCCGACGCGCCGCCTAACGGGACCGCGCCTAACGTCTCGGCGCACGACGCGCGGTGGTGGCCCGGCGCGATGCGCCGCGTCGTCGCCATGCTCGACCGCGCGGCCGCGTCGCCGCATCGGGACGAGCTGAGCGACCCGCCGTTCGACGCGGGCATGGCGCACGCGCTCATCGCGGCGGCGCCGGACTCGGTGCTCATCATCCTGCCGACGGAGGAACGCGACGCCGCGCTGCAGGACTCGCTGCGCGCGCACGTGGAGCGCATGCGCGACCGCTTCGTGCGACACGCGACGATCGTCACCGACCGCGAGGCGCTCGCGCGCGACTTCCGCGGCTGGACGCTGTGGGCGATCGGCACGCTCGACGGCAACGCGTGGCTGCGCGCGCACGCCGCGGAGCTGCCGGTCGCCGTGGACCGCGAGCGGATCGTCACCGACTCGGCGTACCGCGGCGAGGGACTCGTCTTCGTCGGCGCGCAGCCGAGCCCCCTCGATGCCCGGCGCGCGCTGATCGTGACCGTGGGGCAGCGCGTGGACGAGCTGGCGCGGGGATGGTGGATCTTCAGCTCCGACTATGCGGTGGTGGACGGGACGCGCGTGCTGACGCGCGGCACGTACACGGTGGAGGGGGGGCGGCGGCGGTTCGTGCCGACGATGGGGGTGGATACGAGTGGGGTGGTGGGGCGGCAGCCGTAG
- the ypfJ gene encoding KPN_02809 family neutral zinc metallopeptidase encodes MRWSAGGRSSNLEDRRGMSAGGGGFGFGRGMGIGGTVILLILSLIFGRDFIGGSDGGGAAYPDQTTASGGEVGPVRSTPEEERAVDFTSAVLDSVQNTWHRILPQETGRQYQDAKLVLYRDAVRTGCGTAPSSVGPFYCPMDQKVYIDLSFYDELRQRFGAPGDFAQAYVIAHELGHHVQHLLGTDEKVQQLQQSRPDLKNAASVRLELQADCYAGVWAKSDQNVIEPGDIDEALAAASAVGDDRLQRAARGSVNPDTFTHGTAAQRSAWFKRGFDSGDVKSCDTFSGT; translated from the coding sequence ATGCGCTGGAGCGCCGGCGGACGGAGCTCGAACCTGGAAGACCGGCGCGGCATGAGCGCCGGCGGCGGCGGATTCGGATTCGGCCGCGGGATGGGCATCGGCGGCACCGTGATCCTGCTGATCCTGAGCCTCATCTTCGGCCGCGACTTCATCGGCGGCTCGGACGGCGGGGGCGCCGCGTACCCCGACCAGACCACGGCCTCCGGCGGGGAGGTCGGACCGGTCCGGTCCACCCCCGAAGAGGAGCGCGCCGTGGACTTCACCTCGGCCGTGCTCGACAGCGTCCAGAACACGTGGCACCGCATCCTGCCGCAGGAGACCGGACGCCAGTACCAGGACGCGAAGCTCGTGCTGTACCGCGACGCCGTGCGCACGGGCTGCGGCACCGCGCCGTCGTCGGTCGGTCCATTCTACTGCCCGATGGACCAGAAGGTCTACATCGATCTGAGCTTCTACGACGAGCTCCGGCAGCGCTTCGGCGCGCCCGGCGACTTCGCGCAGGCGTACGTGATCGCGCACGAGTTGGGGCACCACGTGCAGCATCTGTTAGGCACCGACGAGAAGGTGCAGCAGCTCCAGCAGTCGCGCCCCGATCTGAAGAACGCGGCCTCGGTGCGCCTCGAGCTGCAGGCGGACTGCTACGCCGGCGTGTGGGCGAAGTCCGACCAGAACGTGATCGAGCCCGGCGACATCGACGAAGCGCTCGCCGCCGCCTCCGCCGTCGGCGACGACCGGCTGCAGCGCGCGGCGCGCGGCTCGGTGAACCCCGACACGTTCACGCACGGCACCGCGGCGCAGCGCTCGGCGTGGTTCAAGCGCGGCTTCGACTCCGGCGACGTGAAGTCGTGCGACACGTTCTCCGGAACCTGA
- a CDS encoding polysaccharide deacetylase family protein — MRRAPDVCFTVDYEPDCPPYMTDTFRGVEEATGPLLALLREEGVPATFFSTGVVAERYPDRIDAIVAGGHELGCHGHTHRKFPDLRPDEAREEIETSAAVLRRHAPVTSFRAPNLVFPDGYLRFLADAGFTLDSSQARYKAAYWRRDRRAVPPPPLTRVPASVTSSVLRLPRPLREAYLRALDGPLVLFVHPWEFVDLRHTDLRLDCRFATGETALRRVRAVLRFLAGRGARFTTMRALAEAA; from the coding sequence ATGCGGCGCGCTCCGGATGTCTGCTTCACCGTCGACTACGAGCCGGACTGCCCGCCGTACATGACGGACACGTTCCGCGGCGTCGAGGAGGCGACCGGGCCGTTGCTTGCCCTGCTCCGCGAGGAGGGGGTGCCGGCGACGTTCTTCAGCACCGGCGTCGTCGCGGAACGGTACCCCGATCGCATCGACGCGATCGTCGCCGGCGGCCACGAGCTCGGCTGCCACGGCCACACGCATCGCAAGTTCCCGGACCTGCGGCCGGACGAGGCACGTGAGGAGATCGAGACGTCGGCCGCGGTGCTCCGCCGGCACGCGCCGGTGACGTCGTTCCGCGCCCCGAACCTCGTCTTCCCCGACGGCTACCTCCGCTTCCTCGCCGACGCCGGGTTCACGCTCGACTCGTCGCAGGCGCGGTACAAGGCGGCGTACTGGCGGCGCGACCGCCGCGCCGTGCCGCCCCCTCCGCTCACGCGCGTCCCGGCGTCGGTGACGTCGTCGGTGCTTCGACTGCCGCGGCCGCTCCGCGAGGCCTACCTCCGTGCGCTCGACGGGCCGCTGGTGCTGTTCGTGCACCCGTGGGAGTTCGTGGACCTCCGTCACACCGATCTGCGGCTCGACTGCCGCTTCGCGACGGGCGAGACCGCGCTCCGCCGGGTGCGCGCCGTGCTGCGCTTCCTCGCCGGGCGCGGCGCGCGGTTCACGACCATGCGGGCGCTCGCCGAGGCGGCATGA
- a CDS encoding lysylphosphatidylglycerol synthase transmembrane domain-containing protein: MTVAAAPAPTPAPPPRGNLLQRLSPAAKRWIALGTWVVATALIAVAFHAIGWQRTVHALRQASVPWLAAAALSNLSILVLWAWQSLVFLPDDCRVSFGRMFEVTALTTTATNTAPAFLGQAAGVGLLAERGGVGMAVALSVLAQHQMVEGIAKLAMLFVAAHVAPLPRWMHDALVGMTIGVVVLIVVLVVSAVSSSRRMRARTVVSETHGAPEHERRVRPRANRLARLRTFLENWAASLVSLRSPGRFALGLLIALLMKLAEAGGWFAVERAFGVSPAAGSPFLALAAVNIASAASASPGNLGVYEAAGFFVYTYLHVPRDVAFALSVAGHLCYLLPLAGCGWLLLSWEEIRGLLVRRRSSAAA; the protein is encoded by the coding sequence ATGACCGTCGCCGCCGCCCCGGCCCCGACCCCCGCGCCGCCACCGCGCGGGAACCTGCTGCAGCGGCTCTCGCCGGCGGCGAAGCGGTGGATCGCGCTCGGCACGTGGGTCGTCGCCACAGCGCTCATCGCCGTGGCGTTCCACGCCATCGGCTGGCAGCGCACGGTGCACGCGCTGCGGCAGGCGAGCGTGCCGTGGCTCGCCGCCGCGGCCCTCTCCAATCTCTCGATCCTCGTCCTGTGGGCGTGGCAGTCGCTCGTGTTCCTCCCCGACGACTGCCGCGTGTCGTTCGGCCGCATGTTCGAGGTCACCGCGCTCACGACGACGGCGACGAACACGGCGCCCGCATTCCTCGGCCAGGCGGCGGGAGTGGGGCTGCTGGCCGAGCGCGGCGGCGTCGGGATGGCGGTCGCGCTCTCCGTGCTCGCGCAGCATCAGATGGTCGAGGGGATCGCCAAGCTCGCGATGCTGTTCGTCGCCGCGCACGTGGCGCCGCTGCCGCGGTGGATGCACGACGCGCTCGTCGGCATGACGATCGGCGTCGTGGTGCTGATCGTGGTGCTCGTCGTCTCGGCGGTGAGCTCGTCGCGGCGCATGCGCGCGCGCACGGTCGTGTCGGAGACGCACGGGGCGCCGGAGCACGAGCGGCGCGTGAGGCCGCGGGCCAACCGCCTGGCGCGGCTGCGCACGTTCCTCGAGAACTGGGCGGCGAGCCTCGTGTCGCTTCGCTCGCCGGGGCGCTTCGCGTTAGGCCTGCTGATCGCGCTCCTGATGAAGCTCGCCGAGGCCGGTGGCTGGTTCGCGGTCGAGCGCGCGTTCGGCGTGTCGCCGGCGGCCGGGAGCCCGTTCCTGGCGCTCGCCGCGGTGAACATCGCCTCGGCGGCGAGCGCGTCGCCGGGCAACCTCGGCGTGTACGAGGCGGCCGGGTTCTTCGTCTACACCTACCTGCACGTGCCGCGCGACGTCGCGTTCGCGCTCAGTGTCGCGGGGCACCTGTGCTACCTGCTGCCGCTCGCCGGCTGCGGATGGCTGCTGCTGTCGTGGGAGGAGATCCGGGGGCTCCTCGTCAGGCGGCGCTCGTCGGCGGCTGCGTAG